The genomic window GTCCCTGTTGCGCTCAGACCGCGGCTGTGGTTTATTGTCCCACCCGCGCTACATCCTAGGCTGGCCGGGGACCCCGGACCCCCGGGGCAGCGCCGGCCCCACAGCCGGGGGTCCTGGGGGGCAGCCGGGGGTCCTGGGGGCCCGGGGGCCGGagtggtgctgcagcccctcagctggGGCTGACCTGGCTGGAGGACACGGAGGAGACCTCGGTGCGCTGGGCCGAGCTGGACACCTCGGAGTCATCTGTCATGGGCCGCCCACACACCGTCTCCATGATGCAGGCGCGGAACTGCGAGGACAGGGGACAGCTCAGCCTGGGGGTCCCGCTGGCCCCATGTCTGGCCCTGGCACTGTCTCACACCCCTGATCCCCATGTTGCTCCCATCTCCTGTCCTGGGTACATGGtactgccagctctgcaggtggcCCTGGGCATGACCAAGTGTTCTCAGGTGTCCCCAGGTGTCCCCAGATGTCCCCAGGTATCCCTGGATACCCCACGTGCCCCATCACCACGTGTCCCTGGGTGCCCCGGGTGTCCCTGTCTCCTGTGCGTCCCTGGCTGTCCCCCCGTCCTGTGGTGTCACCTGTTTGTTCATGAAGCAGTAGATGATGGGGTTGTAGACGCAGGCGCTCTTGGAGAAGAAGGCAGGGACGGTGACGAGGCGCAGGTCGATGCCGTGGTCACGGTTGTTCACCATGTACATGGCCAGTGCCGCGTAGGGGACGTAGCACAGGCAGAAGGAGCCCACCATGACCACGACCATGCGCGACACCTCCCGCTCCGCCTTCTGCGTCGTGGCCgactcctgctgctgtgctgccacctgggatggggacggggacaCCTTGGGCCTGCACAGGCTGCTGGGTTCCTGCCTGAccccctgcctgtgctcctgcccacccttcTGTCCAAGCAGCCTGCCCTCCTTCTCTcactttctccctccttccctctctccaatcctcccttcatccctcctgcccccatCCTGCCCACCCTCCATTCCTCCCTTCACCTCTCCATCccttcttctctccttcccttcatccCTCCAGCGGACACTCCcaccctctccatccctcctgccagTCATCCCTCTCTCTCCATTTCTCCATCCTGCCATCCCGCCAaccatccttccttccctccatgCCTCTTGTTCTCCTGCCCTTCATCCTTCCCACtcttcatcctcttcctccatccctccatatCTCCAGCTCTCCTTCCCACCATCCTACCAATCAATTCTCCATCCTTCCAtctctgtcctgctgtcccttcctccacccctccctccctcctgccctccttcccttctcttccctccatcTCTCCAGTCAAAAatccctctccccttccaatgagttctccctccctccctcgctCCCTCCCCTCCATTTCTccgtccctccctcctctcccagcccctctccaccATCCAAGCCCTCCCTTttccccagggcacacctggccccagtgccccccatgcccctgGGACTCACGGCCCGCAGGGCGCTGAGCAGCTGGGAGTAGGAGAAGATGATGAGGGAGAGGGGAACGATGAAGCAGAAGATGAAGAGGAACCAGGTGTAGTACTCGCTCTTGTACTTGGTGCCCACCGTGTACCAGTCGGGGCCACAGGAGCACTGCAGTCCCTCGGGCACGTACCTGCAGCACCCGCACTCAGCCCCTGCTCCACACCAAGTGGCACCACGTGGCATCCAGAGTACCCCCGTGGTACCTCAAGGCACCCCCACAGCACACCTGTGGAACTGCTGGGTGTGTCTGCACCCACCTGGCACCCCCATGGCACCCCGTGTTATCAGTATGGCACCCACCTGTCACCCCAGGGCCCTGCTGGGTGTCTCACCACCCACCTGTCACCCCAGGGCCCTGCTGGGTGTCTCACCACCCACCTGGCACCCCAGGGCCCTGCTGGGTGTCTCACCACCCACCTGTCACCCCAGGGCCCTGCTGGGTGTCTCACCACCCACCTGGcaccccagggcactgctgggtgcCTCACCACCCACCTGTCACCCCAGGGCCCTGCTgggtgcctcaccaccctcctggCCCCTCTGCGCCCACCCCTGCcatgcccctgcagccccacctgCTCCAGCCGAGGAAGGGGGGGATGGCGACGCCGATGCCGATGACCCAGGTGGCCGCCACGACCAGCAGCGCGTGGCGGGAGCTGAAGCGGAAGTTGCCGAAGGGTTTGCAGATGACGATGTAGCGCTCGAAAGCCAGGAAGGCCAAGGACCACCCTGTTACCAGCCCTGGGGGACACAGCCACCACCTCACACCCTGCCCGTGGCCACCACGGCCACCATGGCCATGGGTCACCCCCAactgccacagccccagccagccaTGGGGTCACTCCAACTCCTGCGACCCCAGTAGAATGTGGTGGTCCCCCTTGGCTTGAGCCCCACTAGACCCCAGCGGTCACCCCaactcccccagccccaccagacAAGGGTGGTCATTTTGtcacctccagccccaccagACCATGATGATCACCCCAACTCCCCCAGCCCCAGAAGAACATGATGGTCATCCCATGTGCAGCTACACCAGACCCCAGTGGTCACCTCAACTCCTAAAGCCCCACCAGACTACAGTGGTCAACTCCTACATGTCCACTAGGTCCAGAGAgtcagcccagctcctgcaccCCAGTAGCCAATGGTGATCACCCCAACTCCTGCAGTCCCAGTAGAATGTGGTCATCAGCTCTCATCTTGAGCCCCACCAGACCGTGGTGGTCACCCCAACTCCTACAGCCCATTAGCCCAGCACCAATAGACCGGGAGATCATAGTGGTCATCTCtggccccagcagcccctgtggTCACTCCATCCCCTCTGGCCCCATGTGCCCCCACGGTCACTCTGTCAGCTCCAGCCCATGTTGTCACTCCAGCCCTTGCAGTCCTGATGcccccccagttcccccatACCTCCGGTGGCCCCGGCAAAGCCCTCCAAGGCACACATGTGCTTCCCGAAGACAAAGTATCCCTGGGCGCTGGAGACAAAGACGGTGAAGACGctgaagatgcagcacaagaagCCGCTGAAGGAGATGTTGACCAGGATGTAGTTGAGCGGCTGCCGCAGCTTCTTGTACTTGACGGTGACGATGAGGACGATGGCGTTGAGGGGGGTGCCCACCACGAACACCACCCCCATGAAGATGGTCTGCAGGTAGAAGGCCCACATGGGCGCAATGTGGTACTGGGGCCCATCCCAGGGCCCCACCGACGACTGGTTCTTGAACAGGTAGAACTCGTCCTCGTCCATGGTGGCGGTGGGGGGGGCAGCGACTGCCCCCCTGATATACCCTGCGCCCCCAAATCCGCTTAGGGGGGATCAGGGCTCAGCCTGCCCAAACTTGGGGATTAGGGGGAGCTAAGCTGGGCTCAACGCCTAATCGGCCCCCTGAGCTGGGCCGAGCCGATTGCCGGGGCtcggggggatttgggggaggCGGAAGGGCTCCCACCCACATCTGGGCGTGGGGAGGGtccccaggggtccccaagcTCAATCCTGCTCCCCTCAGGATGTCCAGGTGTCCCTAGGTGCCCCCAAGCTTGGTTCTGCTCCCACCAGGATGGCCGGGGCTACTCAGGTATCCGCAGGGGTCCTCAAGCTTGGTCCTGGTGCCCCTGGGATTCTGTGGGGTCCCCAACCTTAGTCCTGCTCCCACAAGAGTTCCCAGGGTCCCCAagcctgttcctgctcccaccAGGGTTCTGAGTGGTCCCCAGGGGCCCCCAAGCTCAGTCCTGCTCCCCCTGGGGTGTCCAGGTGTGCACAGGAGTCTTCATCCTCGATCCCACTCCCCCAAGatggcccagccctgggtgccctGCAAAGAACTTGGGGTCCCCACCATGATGTCACCTCCTGTCCTCCCCAGCACCCCAGGATGTGCCCCCCCAGTGTCACCCCCCGG from Pithys albifrons albifrons isolate INPA30051 chromosome 3, PitAlb_v1, whole genome shotgun sequence includes these protein-coding regions:
- the OPN1SW gene encoding short-wave-sensitive opsin 1, which produces MDEDEFYLFKNQSSVGPWDGPQYHIAPMWAFYLQTIFMGVVFVVGTPLNAIVLIVTVKYKKLRQPLNYILVNISFSGFLCCIFSVFTVFVSSAQGYFVFGKHMCALEGFAGATGGLVTGWSLAFLAFERYIVICKPFGNFRFSSRHALLVVAATWVIGIGVAIPPFLGWSRYVPEGLQCSCGPDWYTVGTKYKSEYYTWFLFIFCFIVPLSLIIFSYSQLLSALRAVAAQQQESATTQKAEREVSRMVVVMVGSFCLCYVPYAALAMYMVNNRDHGIDLRLVTVPAFFSKSACVYNPIIYCFMNKQFRACIMETVCGRPMTDDSEVSSSAQRTEVSSVSSSQVSPS